A genomic segment from Streptomyces sp. NBC_01233 encodes:
- a CDS encoding IS3 family transposase: protein MSTICRFIHAEKANYTIVLLCTVMKTARSTYYAWVAGAEAREARRRADETLAHEITVIYIASRRNYGVPRVTAELRRQGRVVNRKRVARVMRENGIAGNSRRTGRRGLTKADTKAAPSPDLIGRDFTAIRPGTKIVGDITYIPTAEGWLYLASWLDLATREVIGYSMADHHRADLVVDALDMAAALGRLEPGCVIHSDRGSEYTSGQLRTKISKLGHRQSMGRTGSCFDNAAAESFWAVLKEEIGTRFWPDRATARADIFDFIETFYNRRRLRKHIHWGYLTPHETRLRYRQDQALAA, encoded by the coding sequence GTGAGCACGATATGCCGGTTCATCCACGCGGAGAAGGCGAACTACACGATCGTGCTGCTGTGCACGGTGATGAAGACCGCCCGGTCCACGTACTACGCGTGGGTGGCCGGAGCCGAGGCCCGCGAAGCCAGGCGACGGGCGGATGAGACCCTGGCACACGAGATCACGGTGATCTACATCGCCTCCCGGCGGAACTACGGCGTCCCGCGCGTCACCGCCGAACTGCGCCGGCAGGGCCGGGTGGTCAACCGTAAGCGGGTGGCACGGGTCATGCGGGAGAACGGCATCGCCGGGAACAGCCGGCGCACCGGACGCCGCGGCCTGACCAAGGCCGACACCAAGGCCGCCCCGTCGCCGGACCTGATCGGCCGGGACTTCACCGCCATCCGTCCCGGAACGAAAATCGTCGGGGACATCACCTACATCCCCACCGCCGAGGGCTGGCTCTACCTCGCCTCGTGGCTGGACCTGGCCACGCGCGAGGTGATCGGGTACTCGATGGCCGACCACCACCGCGCCGACCTCGTCGTCGACGCGCTGGACATGGCAGCCGCGCTGGGCCGCCTGGAACCCGGCTGTGTGATCCACAGTGACCGCGGATCGGAATACACCTCCGGTCAACTCCGCACAAAAATCAGCAAGTTGGGGCACCGGCAAAGTATGGGCCGGACCGGGAGCTGCTTCGATAACGCCGCCGCGGAGAGCTTCTGGGCCGTCCTGAAAGAAGAGATCGGCACCCGCTTCTGGCCCGACCGGGCCACCGCCCGCGCCGACATCTTCGACTTCATCGAGACCTTCTACAACAGACGCCGCCTACGCAAGCACATCCACTGGGGCTACCTCACACCCCACGAAACCCGCCTGCGATACCGGCAAGACCAGGCCCTCGCAGCGTAA
- a CDS encoding uracil-DNA glycosylase, which translates to MARRMRDEAFRIEQEQGRYAPHVRPINEMVDALRDQDGRGWMPHVAPWHGGVDARALSILRDPGPKTQEGVGSGFLCVENDDPTAELQVQLFDGAGIAPRDVTPWNAYPWYINRSPKAAELKAGVEVLNQLLELMPKIEVVLLQGSEAQDAWRRLLKTHPGAVRERSVKVVSTYHPGRQALFVRDPEERARRAQHRVDSCQSVGDVLRGLGGPS; encoded by the coding sequence ATGGCGAGACGAATGCGGGACGAGGCGTTCCGAATAGAGCAGGAACAGGGGCGCTACGCCCCCCACGTACGGCCGATCAATGAGATGGTCGACGCATTGCGCGACCAGGACGGGCGTGGCTGGATGCCGCACGTCGCCCCCTGGCACGGGGGAGTGGACGCGCGCGCCCTGTCGATCCTGCGGGATCCGGGTCCCAAGACGCAGGAAGGGGTCGGCTCCGGATTCCTTTGTGTGGAGAACGACGACCCGACTGCGGAGCTGCAGGTCCAGCTCTTCGACGGGGCGGGGATCGCGCCGCGAGACGTCACTCCCTGGAACGCCTACCCCTGGTACATCAACCGCTCGCCGAAGGCGGCCGAGCTCAAAGCCGGCGTCGAGGTGCTGAATCAGCTGCTGGAGCTGATGCCGAAGATCGAGGTCGTGCTTCTGCAGGGCAGCGAAGCCCAGGACGCGTGGCGCCGGCTGCTCAAGACGCACCCCGGAGCGGTCCGTGAGCGGAGCGTGAAGGTCGTGAGTACATACCACCCAGGGCGCCAGGCGCTCTTCGTGCGAGACCCCGAGGAACGCGCGCGCCGCGCCCAGCACAGAGTCGACTCCTGCCAGAGCGTCGGTGACGTGCTCCGTGGCCTGGGCGGGCCGTCATAG
- the dcd gene encoding dCTP deaminase, translated as MLLSDKDIRAEIDSGRVRIDPFEESMVQPSSIDVRLDRFFRVFENHRYAHIDPAIEQADLTRMVEPEGDEAFILHPGEFVLASTYEVISLPDDIASRLEGKSSLGRLGLVTHSTAGFIDPGFSGHVTLELSNLATLPIKLWPGMKIGQLCMFRLSSPAEFPYGSERYGSRYQGQRGPTASRSFQNFHRTQVRREA; from the coding sequence GTGCTTCTCTCTGACAAAGACATCCGGGCCGAGATCGACAGCGGACGGGTTCGCATCGACCCGTTCGAGGAGTCGATGGTGCAGCCCTCCAGCATCGATGTACGTCTCGACCGGTTCTTCCGGGTGTTCGAGAATCACCGGTACGCCCACATCGATCCGGCGATCGAGCAGGCGGACCTGACCCGGATGGTCGAGCCGGAGGGTGACGAGGCCTTCATCCTGCACCCCGGTGAGTTCGTGCTCGCCTCCACCTACGAGGTCATCTCGCTGCCCGACGACATCGCCTCCAGACTGGAGGGGAAGTCCAGTCTGGGCCGCCTCGGCCTGGTGACGCATTCGACCGCCGGGTTCATCGACCCGGGGTTCTCGGGCCACGTGACCCTGGAGCTGTCGAACCTCGCCACGCTGCCGATCAAGCTCTGGCCGGGTATGAAGATCGGGCAGCTGTGCATGTTCCGGCTCAGCTCGCCCGCGGAGTTCCCGTACGGCAGCGAGCGGTACGGGTCCAGGTACCAGGGGCAGCGCGGTCCGACCGCCTCGCGCTCCTTCCAGAACTTCCACCGCACCCAGGTGAGGCGCGAAGCATGA
- a CDS encoding phosphoribosyltransferase has protein sequence MSDVVRENLDYEGFGRAVRQLAQTIADDGYEPDIILSIARGGVFVAGGLAYALDCKNIHLVNVEFYTGVGTTLEMPVMLAPVPEAIDFTDKKVLIADDVADTGKTLKLVHDFCLGHVAEVRSAVIYEKSHSLVKCEYVWKKTDEWINFPWSVLPPVSKSGEPPKPNLEAL, from the coding sequence ATGAGTGACGTAGTACGCGAGAACCTCGACTACGAGGGCTTCGGGCGGGCCGTGCGGCAGCTCGCGCAGACCATCGCCGACGACGGGTACGAGCCCGACATCATCCTGAGCATCGCCCGTGGCGGCGTGTTCGTCGCCGGGGGGCTGGCCTACGCGCTCGACTGCAAGAACATCCACCTGGTGAACGTCGAGTTCTACACCGGTGTGGGGACCACGCTGGAGATGCCGGTCATGCTGGCGCCCGTGCCCGAGGCGATCGACTTCACCGACAAGAAGGTCCTCATCGCCGATGACGTGGCCGACACGGGCAAGACGCTGAAGCTCGTCCACGACTTCTGCCTGGGCCACGTCGCCGAGGTGCGCTCCGCCGTCATCTACGAGAAGTCCCACTCGCTCGTGAAGTGCGAGTACGTGTGGAAGAAGACCGACGAGTGGATCAATTTCCCCTGGTCGGTCTTGCCTCCAGTAAGTAAGTCGGGCGAGCCGCCCAAGCCGAACCTGGAAGCACTGTAG
- a CDS encoding IS110 family transposase: MDVLHERCAGLDISKKDAKVCVRTPSTKRRGSFTAETTTWGSTSNAVLDLRDHLLATEVTLVVIEATSDYWKPFYYVLAEGLNVILVNARQVKNLPGRKTDVSDAAWLAQLGAHGLVRPSFVPPQPIRELRDLTRARTTATRERSRVVQRLEKLLEDTGIKLSAVASDIMGVSGRAMLEALIRGEADPYVLADLAKRKLRSKIPELTEALTGRFREHHAFLTRLHLDQYDQLTGMIDQISGRVEEAMSPFRGALDLLDTIPGINQATAEVIIAETGGDMTRFASAKHLASWAGVCPGHHESAGRTKNTKVRPGNPYLKGAPGLAAFGAVRTKDTYLAARYKRLTARRGPLRALVAVEHSIITAIWHMLTDNAAYQELGGSYFTQRDPERATRRAIGQLNQLGYTVTLNPRETAA, from the coding sequence GTGGACGTGCTGCACGAACGCTGCGCCGGCCTCGACATCAGCAAGAAGGACGCCAAGGTATGCGTCCGCACCCCCAGTACGAAGCGGCGGGGGTCCTTCACGGCCGAGACCACGACGTGGGGATCGACCTCGAACGCAGTCCTGGACCTGCGGGATCACCTGCTCGCCACCGAGGTCACCCTGGTGGTGATCGAGGCGACCTCGGACTATTGGAAGCCGTTCTACTACGTGCTGGCCGAGGGCTTGAACGTGATCCTCGTCAACGCGCGGCAGGTCAAGAACCTGCCCGGCCGCAAGACGGACGTCTCGGACGCGGCCTGGCTGGCCCAGCTCGGCGCCCATGGCCTGGTGAGGCCCTCCTTCGTCCCACCCCAGCCGATCCGCGAACTACGAGACCTCACCCGCGCCCGGACCACCGCCACCCGCGAACGCAGCCGTGTGGTCCAGCGGTTGGAGAAACTCCTGGAGGACACCGGAATCAAGCTGTCCGCGGTCGCCTCCGACATCATGGGCGTCTCCGGCCGGGCCATGCTCGAAGCCCTCATCCGCGGCGAAGCCGACCCGTACGTCCTCGCGGACCTGGCCAAACGCAAGCTCCGCAGCAAGATCCCCGAACTCACCGAGGCCCTGACCGGACGCTTCCGCGAACACCACGCCTTCCTGACCCGCCTGCATCTGGACCAGTACGACCAGCTCACCGGGATGATCGACCAGATCAGCGGACGGGTCGAGGAGGCGATGTCGCCCTTTCGTGGCGCCCTCGACCTGCTCGACACCATCCCCGGGATCAACCAGGCCACCGCCGAGGTGATCATCGCGGAGACCGGCGGGGACATGACACGGTTCGCCTCCGCCAAGCACCTCGCGTCCTGGGCCGGGGTCTGCCCCGGCCACCATGAATCCGCCGGCCGCACCAAGAACACCAAGGTCCGGCCCGGCAACCCCTACCTCAAAGGCGCCCCCGGGCTCGCCGCGTTCGGCGCGGTCAGAACCAAGGACACCTACCTCGCCGCCCGCTACAAACGCCTGACCGCCCGCCGCGGCCCGCTCAGGGCCCTGGTCGCCGTCGAGCACTCGATCATCACCGCGATCTGGCACATGCTCACCGACAACGCCGCCTACCAAGAACTCGGCGGCAGCTACTTCACCCAACGCGACCCCGAACGCGCCACCCGCCGGGCCATCGGCCAGCTCAACCAACTCGGCTACACCGTCACCCTCAACCCCAGGGAGACCGCCGCCTGA
- a CDS encoding NUDIX domain-containing protein encodes MARTEYYDDANAPKPNSMVVAASAVVTDEQGRILLQRRRDNDLWALPGGGMDLTDSLPGTAVREVKEETGLDVEVTGLVGTYTAPRHIIAYTDGEVRRQFNVCFTARIVGGELAISDESTELRFVRPDELDQLPMHHTQRLRIRHFMEHREHPYLG; translated from the coding sequence ATGGCACGGACCGAGTACTACGACGACGCGAACGCGCCCAAGCCGAACAGCATGGTTGTCGCAGCTTCAGCCGTCGTCACCGACGAGCAGGGGCGCATCCTGCTCCAGCGTCGACGTGACAACGATCTGTGGGCGCTCCCCGGCGGGGGCATGGACCTCACCGACTCGCTCCCCGGCACGGCCGTCCGTGAGGTCAAGGAAGAGACCGGCTTGGACGTGGAGGTCACGGGACTGGTCGGCACGTACACCGCCCCGAGGCACATCATCGCGTACACGGATGGCGAGGTGCGCCGACAGTTCAACGTCTGCTTCACCGCGCGGATCGTCGGCGGAGAACTGGCGATCTCCGACGAGTCGACGGAGCTACGTTTCGTCCGTCCAGACGAGCTGGACCAACTTCCGATGCACCACACGCAGCGACTCAGGATCCGCCACTTCATGGAGCACCGCGAGCATCCCTACCTCGGCTGA
- a CDS encoding XRE family transcriptional regulator gives MPNERLRAVMADGGWTYATLAEKVDVDPKSVERWVNLGRTPRRVTAMRAAETLGEDVHALWPALRQARAARAISPELVALYDQRAEIPVSAFVDMLTQAREHIDVLVYAAVFLHEAYPRLNELLRERAADGCAIRIAVGDAESENVRARGQEEKFGHGIESRCQLALMHYRPLIGVPGIDIRTHGTTLYNSLYRADDQLLVNAHVWGVNAYGAPVWHLRRSGEGGMFDTYAESFNAVWSTATPVRHER, from the coding sequence ATGCCGAACGAGAGGCTTCGTGCCGTCATGGCGGACGGAGGCTGGACGTACGCCACCCTCGCGGAAAAAGTCGACGTAGACCCCAAATCCGTTGAGCGGTGGGTCAATCTCGGCCGTACTCCACGCCGTGTCACAGCCATGCGGGCGGCAGAGACCCTAGGAGAAGACGTGCACGCACTCTGGCCGGCCCTCCGGCAGGCGCGCGCAGCGCGAGCGATCAGCCCGGAGCTCGTGGCGCTCTACGACCAGCGGGCGGAGATCCCCGTATCCGCCTTCGTGGACATGCTGACGCAGGCCCGTGAGCACATCGACGTGTTGGTGTACGCCGCCGTCTTCTTGCATGAGGCCTATCCCCGCCTCAACGAGCTCTTGCGGGAGCGAGCCGCAGACGGCTGCGCGATCCGGATCGCGGTGGGCGACGCCGAGAGCGAGAACGTTCGGGCGCGCGGCCAGGAGGAGAAGTTCGGCCACGGCATCGAGTCCCGTTGCCAACTGGCGCTCATGCATTACCGCCCCCTGATCGGCGTGCCCGGCATCGACATCCGGACCCACGGCACGACGCTCTACAACTCGCTCTACCGCGCCGATGATCAGTTGCTGGTCAATGCCCATGTCTGGGGCGTCAACGCGTACGGGGCCCCGGTGTGGCATCTTCGGCGAAGCGGCGAAGGCGGGATGTTCGACACCTACGCCGAGAGCTTCAACGCGGTGTGGTCCACGGCGACGCCCGTACGGCACGAGAGGTGA
- a CDS encoding radical SAM protein encodes MAQALIASPFLDGHLLLKPGARAGARIPADHYEALRQAAANGEALPAWAVRTASDVWGIDLDGRPAQGTVLVHEPSPYGYCRASWEINLGCNFGCKHCYLGERPFFGLAWEDKVRLLDIMREAGVLWLQITGGEPTMDPDFQGAYRYAWQAGMMLTISTNGSLLWRPDLLKLFRDSPPYRLVVSMYGASEESFDTLTQRRGAWKAFRRGMDAAREAGLPLRINVVVTEDNASEADEMAALADEWNVENHAYTNMTPTIYGGGEPLLAQSAAHLRQRKPFAGCNAGHTFFHADPHAKVSICKVGRDDQIDLMAEGIDGLTRLGAIADHLMLRTGGCEGCALSGTCRVCRPLAKHYQEAKAPLHSYCQHGDKENGSRPRPYW; translated from the coding sequence ATGGCCCAGGCTCTGATCGCCTCCCCGTTCCTTGACGGGCACCTCCTCCTCAAGCCCGGCGCCAGGGCTGGGGCTCGCATCCCCGCCGACCACTACGAGGCCCTGCGGCAGGCTGCTGCCAATGGTGAGGCTTTGCCCGCCTGGGCGGTGCGGACCGCGTCCGATGTGTGGGGAATCGACCTGGACGGCCGGCCCGCACAGGGCACGGTGCTGGTGCACGAGCCGTCCCCGTACGGCTACTGCCGGGCCTCCTGGGAGATCAACCTCGGCTGCAACTTCGGCTGCAAGCACTGCTACCTCGGCGAGCGGCCCTTCTTCGGGCTCGCCTGGGAGGACAAGGTGCGGCTGCTGGACATCATGCGCGAGGCTGGTGTCCTCTGGCTCCAGATCACCGGCGGCGAGCCCACCATGGACCCGGACTTCCAGGGCGCCTACCGGTACGCCTGGCAGGCCGGGATGATGCTCACCATCTCCACCAACGGCTCGCTGCTCTGGCGGCCGGACCTCCTGAAGCTCTTCCGGGACTCTCCGCCGTATCGCCTGGTGGTCAGCATGTACGGGGCGAGTGAGGAGTCCTTCGACACGCTCACCCAGCGCCGCGGGGCCTGGAAGGCGTTCCGGCGCGGCATGGACGCCGCACGTGAGGCGGGCCTGCCACTGCGTATCAACGTCGTGGTGACCGAGGACAACGCCTCCGAGGCCGACGAGATGGCCGCCCTCGCCGACGAGTGGAACGTCGAGAACCACGCGTACACGAATATGACGCCCACGATCTACGGCGGCGGAGAGCCGCTGCTTGCCCAGTCCGCCGCCCACCTGCGGCAGCGCAAGCCGTTCGCCGGCTGCAACGCGGGACACACCTTCTTCCACGCCGACCCGCACGCCAAGGTCTCGATCTGCAAGGTCGGCCGCGACGACCAGATCGACCTGATGGCCGAAGGCATTGACGGCCTCACCCGGCTCGGCGCCATCGCCGACCACCTCATGCTTCGCACCGGAGGGTGCGAGGGCTGCGCCCTGTCCGGCACCTGTCGGGTCTGCCGCCCCCTGGCCAAGCACTACCAGGAGGCGAAGGCGCCGCTGCACAGCTACTGCCAACACGGAGACAAGGAGAACGGATCACGACCCCGCCCGTACTGGTGA
- a CDS encoding GNAT family N-acetyltransferase, whose amino-acid sequence MLFRWDWLRPVLTAPIVPTLGPVHPHVLTVDLFEDTLRAAVADRSFLHYDKDRRWSSEKDETVLRGDVVHQSDHTLVPTLTRRGRGTVKVFAYGHRDSVVDEAAELSAKLAVVHDVVNARVVRPLGPETGSPRGTRIQLQDFTARPCPDSGGPVRPVTDWPAAVQETFAPFATAMAADGLAFLHGQMQAGRCGPVLAAVVDGRIVGAIGPMEVRPDAIGCPQLMPQYFAVLPEARGRGLGRVLWRAAMHWGQSHGAAYQLLQTEVGGSSDRLCQSEGLTSLGFSHTTRV is encoded by the coding sequence ATGTTGTTCCGCTGGGACTGGCTCCGGCCCGTATTGACCGCGCCGATCGTGCCGACTCTCGGCCCCGTCCACCCCCACGTCCTCACCGTGGATCTCTTCGAGGACACGCTGCGAGCAGCCGTCGCTGACCGTTCCTTCCTGCACTACGACAAGGACCGGCGTTGGAGCAGCGAGAAGGACGAGACGGTCCTTCGTGGCGACGTGGTCCATCAATCCGATCACACCCTCGTCCCCACCCTGACCCGGCGTGGACGCGGCACCGTCAAGGTCTTCGCCTACGGGCACCGTGACAGCGTCGTGGACGAAGCGGCCGAACTGTCCGCGAAGCTCGCCGTCGTGCATGACGTAGTCAACGCGAGGGTCGTGCGCCCGCTCGGCCCCGAGACCGGCTCCCCACGCGGCACCCGCATCCAGCTCCAGGACTTCACTGCCAGACCCTGCCCCGACTCCGGCGGCCCGGTCCGCCCCGTCACTGACTGGCCGGCTGCTGTGCAGGAGACCTTCGCCCCGTTCGCCACGGCGATGGCCGCCGATGGCCTGGCCTTCCTTCACGGGCAGATGCAGGCTGGCCGGTGTGGCCCGGTTCTCGCAGCCGTCGTGGATGGTCGCATCGTGGGGGCGATCGGCCCGATGGAAGTACGCCCCGACGCGATCGGGTGCCCCCAGCTCATGCCCCAGTACTTCGCCGTCTTGCCCGAGGCCCGAGGGCGGGGGCTTGGGCGTGTCCTGTGGCGGGCCGCGATGCACTGGGGTCAGTCCCATGGCGCCGCTTACCAGCTCCTACAGACCGAGGTTGGTGGCTCCTCCGACAGGCTCTGTCAGTCCGAAGGACTGACCTCCCTCGGCTTCAGCCACACCACACGGGTGTAG
- a CDS encoding AAA family ATPase, with protein MQFIVQADGQPVHVGSEALVLEAGDWDDFGFRTSFTLWYRNSTDLRNLGYVKVAVAGQERGPHPFQHGTYDGPPAGQIFSLGLSDGYYDNIRKLGSEKRVEILHILGDLAYNLDRFEEAKAHEVVRRSLLRVVEEQTVRVQFNRIARGGVRLSEYRFSYVGPSQDSDDCLRFDVTPDTRPSSNVHVIIGRNGVGKTHLLRRLASAVVRPDLHEQFGRVTMSPTSTSPVGERFVNVVSVTFSAFDPFTTVETLGRPGAPLPPNAVAYTYVGLHRSARTTGGLETPQHERLRSDFRDAIAYVRQSRNFSSWRRAVLTLGRDPQFGGSAIASYAGNMRAGMKIMNSHLDDLSDAFGRLSSGHAMVVLTMTELVGRVAEQSLVLVDEPETHLHPPLLASFVQTISDLLTERNGVAVIATHSPVVLQTVPRSCVYKLIRHGEASRAERPQIETYGENVGVLTHEVFGLEVMRSGFYSEIADAVAQRDSYEEVLAHFGGNLGGEAKGLVRILLSEKRDGLL; from the coding sequence GTGCAGTTCATCGTTCAGGCAGACGGCCAGCCCGTGCACGTCGGTTCCGAGGCCCTGGTCTTGGAAGCTGGCGATTGGGACGATTTCGGCTTCCGGACCAGCTTCACCCTCTGGTACCGCAACTCGACCGATCTCAGGAATCTGGGATACGTCAAGGTCGCTGTCGCCGGACAGGAGAGGGGCCCCCATCCTTTTCAGCACGGGACCTACGACGGCCCACCGGCAGGTCAAATATTCTCGCTCGGCCTGAGCGATGGCTACTACGACAACATCAGGAAACTCGGCTCTGAGAAACGCGTCGAGATCCTCCACATTCTCGGCGATCTGGCCTACAATCTCGACCGCTTCGAGGAGGCAAAGGCGCACGAAGTGGTACGTAGGTCGCTACTGCGGGTCGTGGAGGAGCAGACTGTCAGGGTTCAGTTCAACCGGATCGCGCGCGGCGGGGTTCGCCTGAGCGAGTACCGATTCAGTTACGTCGGACCGAGCCAGGATTCTGACGACTGCCTCCGCTTTGACGTCACCCCAGACACCCGACCGTCAAGCAATGTCCATGTAATCATCGGCCGCAACGGAGTGGGGAAAACCCACCTCTTGCGACGACTCGCCTCCGCCGTCGTACGCCCGGACCTGCACGAACAGTTCGGGCGCGTGACGATGTCCCCTACCTCCACTTCGCCAGTGGGAGAGCGCTTCGTCAACGTGGTCTCGGTGACCTTCAGCGCATTCGACCCGTTCACGACCGTTGAGACACTCGGCCGCCCTGGTGCCCCCTTGCCTCCGAATGCGGTTGCCTACACCTACGTCGGCCTTCACCGCTCAGCGCGCACCACCGGGGGGCTGGAAACACCCCAGCATGAGCGTCTCCGGTCGGATTTTCGCGACGCCATTGCTTACGTCCGCCAATCGCGCAACTTCTCGTCTTGGCGCCGCGCAGTGCTGACGCTCGGCCGGGACCCACAGTTCGGCGGTTCCGCTATTGCCTCCTACGCCGGCAACATGCGAGCTGGCATGAAGATCATGAACTCCCACCTGGATGACTTGAGCGATGCCTTCGGGCGGTTGAGTTCGGGGCACGCAATGGTGGTACTCACCATGACAGAGCTTGTAGGCCGTGTGGCTGAGCAGTCTCTGGTGCTCGTGGACGAGCCCGAGACCCACCTGCATCCACCGCTACTTGCTTCTTTCGTTCAGACGATTTCCGACCTGTTGACTGAACGCAACGGCGTCGCAGTGATCGCTACGCATTCGCCGGTGGTCCTCCAGACGGTCCCTCGCTCGTGCGTCTACAAGTTGATCCGGCACGGCGAGGCCAGCCGTGCTGAGCGGCCGCAGATCGAGACGTACGGCGAGAACGTGGGCGTACTGACCCACGAGGTCTTCGGGCTGGAGGTCATGCGGTCAGGCTTCTACTCCGAGATCGCCGATGCGGTGGCACAGCGGGACTCCTACGAGGAGGTTCTGGCCCACTTTGGCGGAAATCTCGGCGGAGAGGCCAAGGGGCTGGTGCGCATCCTCCTCTCGGAGAAAAGAGACGGGCTCCTTTGA
- a CDS encoding recombinase family protein, whose protein sequence is MARKVGIYTRISRDDEGEALGVARQRTDCERLADLRTWQPVKVYEDNDVSAFKRNIVREEFELMLKDLKAGLIDGVVSYDLDRLARQPQDLERLIEIYDDRPRLEFATVTNDVNLGTADGRTMARIMVAFANKSSHDTSRRLKRKHLELAQQGKSNGGPAPYGWRKDDRDKVDPEAARHIRAAQKEVLAGVRIGTIRTTWQEEGLGNPRAGTKRMAHHHVEHILTNPRLAGFRIYHGEILHGEDGKPVVGEWEPINTPEEWEAVCAAIAERKHNKAGQTLARKYLLSGIARCGLCKSKIRGQVNHKWKPGSKGAQYTYQCSKVNGGCGKVGRVGEPVDKLIARLVLQEQREKAATTAVPTEERWPKEEELESLLLDVAQLIEAEKAKTITVSTLLQLLPDKERERDALKLERARFYKEQKQAEAKGSTADLSEAEFFDLPIERQREIVLHSLTAVIVHPAGRGKRKFDPDLIDPVWR, encoded by the coding sequence ATGGCACGCAAGGTGGGCATCTACACCCGGATCTCGCGCGACGACGAGGGCGAGGCCCTGGGTGTCGCCCGCCAACGGACGGACTGCGAGCGCCTGGCAGACCTCCGCACCTGGCAGCCGGTGAAGGTCTACGAGGACAACGATGTGTCCGCGTTCAAGCGGAACATCGTCCGCGAAGAGTTCGAGCTGATGCTCAAGGACTTGAAGGCCGGCCTGATCGACGGAGTGGTGTCGTACGACCTCGACCGCCTGGCCCGCCAACCCCAAGACCTTGAGCGGTTGATCGAGATCTACGACGATCGCCCGCGGCTGGAGTTCGCGACGGTCACCAATGACGTGAACCTGGGCACGGCCGACGGCCGGACCATGGCCCGGATCATGGTGGCGTTCGCCAACAAGTCGTCGCACGACACGTCACGGCGACTCAAGCGCAAGCATCTGGAGCTGGCCCAGCAGGGCAAGAGCAACGGCGGTCCGGCGCCATACGGATGGCGGAAGGACGACCGCGACAAGGTGGACCCCGAAGCGGCACGGCACATCCGCGCGGCACAGAAGGAAGTCCTCGCCGGGGTCCGCATCGGCACCATCCGGACGACGTGGCAGGAAGAGGGGCTTGGGAACCCTCGCGCCGGCACCAAGCGCATGGCCCACCACCACGTGGAGCACATCCTGACCAACCCGCGGCTTGCCGGGTTCCGGATCTACCACGGAGAGATCCTCCACGGCGAGGACGGCAAGCCCGTCGTGGGCGAGTGGGAGCCCATCAACACCCCGGAGGAGTGGGAGGCGGTCTGCGCGGCCATCGCCGAGCGCAAGCACAACAAGGCCGGCCAGACCCTCGCGCGTAAGTACCTGCTCTCCGGCATCGCCCGCTGCGGCCTGTGCAAGAGCAAGATCCGAGGCCAGGTCAACCACAAGTGGAAGCCAGGGTCCAAGGGCGCGCAGTACACCTACCAGTGCTCCAAGGTGAACGGCGGCTGCGGCAAGGTCGGCCGCGTCGGCGAGCCCGTGGACAAGCTCATCGCGCGCCTCGTGCTCCAGGAGCAACGCGAGAAGGCCGCCACGACGGCCGTGCCGACCGAGGAACGCTGGCCCAAGGAAGAGGAGTTGGAATCCCTTCTCCTCGACGTCGCCCAGCTCATCGAGGCGGAGAAGGCCAAGACGATCACCGTCTCCACGCTCCTACAACTGCTGCCCGACAAGGAACGCGAGCGGGACGCCCTGAAACTGGAACGAGCCCGCTTCTACAAGGAACAGAAGCAGGCGGAGGCCAAGGGCAGCACGGCCGACCTGTCCGAAGCCGAGTTCTTCGACCTCCCCATCGAGCGACAGCGAGAGATCGTGCTGCACAGTCTCACGGCCGTGATCGTCCACCCCGCAGGACGAGGCAAGCGGAAGTTTGACCCCGACCTGATCGACCCAGTCTGGCGTTGA